From a single Lineus longissimus chromosome 16, tnLinLong1.2, whole genome shotgun sequence genomic region:
- the LOC135500062 gene encoding transmembrane protein 19-like, with the protein MFLVCSLAVFIPISLSFWLLDILIGIYGRPEGFESEPVTPWRCLLSILIPILVAKWGLARKSLDASGAIAGLLVGFILTISNACFFASLLAFFVLGSKATKFRSKRKKGFEDDFKEGGERNWIQVLCNGGTAAQLAVIYLLDNGPSETAIDFSKKYNASWLSMAVLGALACSCGDTFSSEFGSALGKGNPRLITTLKKVPRGTNGGISFWGCLSSALGGLLVGLAYYLMMVFIMSPTVLSMSPEQWPVILVGMFAGILGSTIDSLLGATLQYSGYDKERNCISHSPGKDVEYISGAAILDNDSVNLIAALLTALFTPKIAFHVWWYFT; encoded by the exons ATGTTTTTAGTCTGTTCTCTTGCTGTTTTCATCCCAATTTCGCTCTCATTTTGGCTCTTAGACATCCTCATCGGTATCTATGGACGCCCAGAAG GATTTGAAAGTGAACCAGTGACGCCATGGCGATGTCTGCTGTCCATTCTCATCCCAATCTTGGTGGCAAAATGGGGGCTCGCCAGAAAGAGTCTGGATGCATCAGGAGCTATAGCTG GTCTGCTTGTCGGGTTCATACTGACCATCAGCAATGCCTGTTTCTTCGCCTCACTGCTGGCATTCTTTGTCCTCGGGTCTAAAGCTACTAAGTTCAGGAGCAAGAGAAAGAAGGGATTTGAAGATGATTTCAAAGAAG GTGGCGAGAGGAACTGGATCCAAGTGCTCTGCAACGGCGGAACGGCCGCTCAACTCGCTGTCATCTACCTCCTCGATAACGGACCAAGCGAGACAGCCATAGACTTCTCAAAAAAATACAACGCCTCCTGGCTGTCGATGGCGGTACTGGGTGCCCTGGCGTGCAGCTGCGGCGATACATTTTCATCCGAGTTTGGTTCAGCACTTGGGAAGGGCAACCCAAGACTTATTACCACTTTGAAAAAAGTGCCAAGAG GAACAAATGGAGGAATCTCCTTCTGGGGCTGCCTTAGCAGTGCACTCGGAGGATTACTTGTGGGCCTGGCTTATTATTTGATGATGGTGTTCATTATGAGTCCCACCGTCTTGTCTATGAGCCCGGAGCAATGGCCGGTCATTTTGGTGGGAATGTTTGCCGGGATTCTCGGCTCAACAATTGACTCGTTACTTGGTGCAACACTACAATACTCAG GTTATGACAAAGAGAGAAATTGCATTTCACATTCCCCAGGGAAGGATGTCGAGTACATTTCAGGAGCCGCCATCCTTGACAACGATAGCGTCAACCTCATCGCAGCGTTACTGACTGCCCTGTTTACGCCAAAGATTGCTTTCCACGTGTGGTGGTACTTTACATGA
- the LOC135500061 gene encoding dynactin subunit 2-like: protein MASDPKYAQLPGIARDQPDVYESGDLPESDQSKTPEELDSESVEKIPINVGESFTKFKGKQLDSSGLDFSDKISRSRRTGYVVQSEYEIVGEREAETPLQKYQRIQHEIRELADEVNKLKDGMKDTSKDEISPVQLAQQTEFLHHQLADLHLESILGSEAKVDLADPQGALQKRLLNQIEMFKQMSMRAKSPGKGKSPERPAGGDQITYELFYKPEQAKFANTARMADLEQRLERLEAVIGQNPEKLSSLTKDAANKSLVGAVVSLTAKTSLFDPDQLDQIEGRMVGLLQKLNSIAEKKDVVEDCDKQTKITALYDVVKKWESIAGSVPHILDRLVALKELHEQALQFSQALTHLDTSQQQIDTSLKSHGDMLKQLQSNFQENMTTIQGNCSSLDQRLKVVKK, encoded by the exons ATGGCAAGCGATCCAAAATACGCTCAGTTACCTGGCATT GCAAGAGATCAGCCAGATGTCTATGAAAGTGGCGACCTACCTGAGTCCGATCAGTCTAAAACACCA gaGGAACTTGACAGCGAAAGTGTCGAAAAGATCCCCATCAATGTTGGCGAATCATTCACAAAATTCAAAGGCAAGCAGCTGGATTCCTCAGGTCTCGACTTCTCCGACAAAATCTCGAGATCTCGTCGGACAGGATACGTGGTCCAGTCCGAGTACGAGATTGTTGGTGAGAGGGAGGCGGAGACACCACTCCAGAAATATCAGAGGATCCAGCATGAGATCAGGGAGCTGGCAGACGAAGTCAACAAACTAAAG GATGGTATGAAAGACACTTCCAAGGATGAAATCTCTCCCGTCCAGCTTGCCCAGCAGACGGAGTTCCTTCATCACCAGTTGGCTGATCTGCATCTGGAGAGCATCCTGGGTTCTGAAGCCAAGGTTGACCTTGCTGACCCACAAGGGGCGCTACAAAA GAGACTTCTCAACCAGATTGAGATGTTCAAGCAGATGTCAATGCGAGCGAAAAGTCCTGGTAAAGGCAAGTCTCCCGAGAGACCAGCTGGTGGTGATCAGATCACTTATGAACTTTTCTACAAACCTGAGCAGGCAAAGTTTGCCAACACTGCAAGG ATGGCAGATTTAGAGCAGAGACTTGAACGCCTGGAGGCAGTCATTGGACAGAATCCTGAGAAACTATCATCACTAACGAAGGATGCTGCCAACAAGAGTTTAGTG GGTGCTGTCGTTAGCCTTACTGCCAAGACGAGCTTATTCGACCCTGATCAGTTGGATCAGATCGAAGGTCGGATGGTTGGCTTGTTACAGAAACTCAACTCCATTGCCGAGAAGAAGGATGTGGTGGAGGACTGTGATAAACAGACTAAG ATCACTGCCCTGTATGATGTTGTAAAGAAATGGGAGAGTATAGCTGGATCTGTACCTCATATCCTAGACAGATTAGTCGCACTCAAGGAACTCCATGAACAGG CCCTGCAGTTTAGCCAGGCCTTGACACATCTTGACACTTCACAGCAACAGATTGACACCAGCCTCAAGAGTCATGGCGACATGTTGAAACAG CTGCAGAGCAACTTCCAGGAGAATATGACCACAATCCAAGGGAATTGTTCAAGTCTCGATCAGCGGCTGAAGGTCGTCAAGAAATAA